A window from Kluyveromyces lactis strain NRRL Y-1140 chromosome E complete sequence encodes these proteins:
- a CDS encoding inositol oxygenase (conserved hypothetical protein), producing the protein MSKDLGEIIHSDKGHLLELIDEDVQSINVIKTKLREQSKDPVPSKKRKMNDSTSVLDGINEEDFRQYNQAKDRVREFYKEQHEKQTMAYNLQARINFKTKVRARMTVWDALCQLSKLIDESDPDTELSQIDHALQTAEAIRNDGKPRWMQLVGLIHDLGKILYFFESEGQWDVVGDTFPIGCGFVKENIFPEFFQGNPDNSHPIYSTKLGIYEENSGLKSVMISWGHDEYMYYIAKNQSTLNEKALAMIRYHSFYPWHREGAYRYLMSESDYEILEAVQDFNQYDLYSKGLQKHNRDELKPYYLELIDEFFPQKLVEF; encoded by the coding sequence ATGTCAAAGGATTTGGGAGAGATTATCCATTCGGATAAAGGCCATTTACTGGAGCTTATAGATGAGGATGTTCAGTCAATCAACGTAATTAAAACCAAGCTTCGAGAGCAATCCAAGGACCCCGTACCGTCtaaaaagaggaaaatgAACGATTCGACTAGTGTCCTAGATGGAATAAATGAGGAAGATTTCAGGCAATATAACCAGGCTAAAGATAGAGTGCGAGAATTCTACAAAGAACAGCATGAGAAACAGACGATGGCGTACAATTTACAGGCAAGAATTAATTTCAAGACTAAAGTGCGAGCCAGAATGACTGTTTGGGATGCTTTATGCCAATTAAGTAAACTCATAGATGAATCGGACCCAGACACAGAACTCTCCCAAATAGATCACGCATTACAAACGGCTGAAGCGATAAGAAATGACGGTAAACCTAGATGGATGCAGCTCGTTGGGTTAATACATGATTTAGGTAAGATCCTATACTTCTTTGAGAGTGAAGGGCAGTGGGATGTTGTCGGAGACACTTTCCCCATTGGTTGTGGTTTCGTGAAGGAAAACATCTTTCCTGAGTTCTTTCAAGGTAATCCCGATAATTCGCATCCAATATATTCAACTAAACTAGGAATatatgaagaaaacagtGGCCTAAAATCGGTGATGATTTCGTGGGGGCATGATGAATATATGTATTATATCGCAAAGAATCAATCAACTCTGAATGAGAAGGCTTTGGCTATGATTAGATATCATTCCTTCTATCCATGGCATCGAGAAGGCGCATATCGATATTTGATGTCAGAAAGCGATTATGAAATCTTGGAAGCTGTACAGGATTTTAATCAATATGATCTCTATTCCAAGGGATTACAAAAACATAACCGCGATGAATTAAAACCGTATTACCTTGAATTGATCGATGAGTTCTTTCCTCAAAAACTGGTTGAATTCTAA
- the SCW11 gene encoding putative glucan endo-1,3-beta-D-glucosidase (some similarities with uniprot|P53189 Saccharomyces cerevisiae YGL028C) yields MTELKFQIRSLLVLATLLTYVFAAPLNHLHKKREIVTRVHTASQTNTVTDFYSTTTQIVLAPTVEFIISGSVTITTTLPLADGSVPTESPSVTITSVFNDRGAAAVAVPTHPAAVAGEADPKVSTIVNDGTSTLAPITASTQSQNNDNGAASATTTTSGVSVTSGSDNNNNDNTSNSGSSNESSDNDNNGNTSSSTENGNAGNADTSSSTSSSTSSSTSTTKDSSTSTSSGSTTTAGSGTGVPNTIVYSPYNDDSSCKSADSVYSDLQTIKAKGIYKIRIYGTDCNSLQTVQPAAVKLGMTINQGFWIGSSGVSSIDTAVSDVISYGQSNGWDVFDFITIGNEAIISGYCSVEDLIGKISSVKAQLKSAGYGGLVTTSEPPVIFETYPSLCTSSEIDFVGINSHAYFDPNSQASTAGSFVKNQLQIVKDVCGTDNVRVTETGYPSKGVQNGGNIPSKANQIIAVNGILEELNGDVTILSTFNDYWKDPGTYGVEQSFGVIDFLS; encoded by the coding sequence ATGACTGAACTAAAATTCCAAATACGTTCGCTTCTAGTTCTAGCAACGCTCCTCACATATGTTTTCGCAGCTCCTTTGAACCATCTTCataaaaagagagaaattGTAACGAGAGTACATACCGCTTCTCAAACAAACACTGTCACTGACTTTTACTCTACCACTACGCAAATTGTCCTCGCACCAACTGTGGAATTCATTATTTCTGGCTCAGTCACAATAACAACTACTCTACCACTGGCTGATGGATCTGTACCAACTGAATCCCCAAGTGTAACCATAACATCTGTCTTCAATGACCGTGGAGCTGCAGCTGTTGCTGTTCCAACACATCCTGCTGCGGTAGCAGGGGAAGCAGATCCTAAAGTGAGTACCATTGTAAACGACGGTACATCTACATTGGCACCAATAACTGCATCAACTCAATCACAGAATAACGATAACGGTGCTGCTTCCGCAACAACCACAACATCAGGGGTTAGTGTTACCAGTGGTAGTgacaataacaacaatgaCAACACCAGCAATTCAGGCAGCAGTAATGAAAGCAGCGACAACGATAACAATGGTAATACAAGTAGTAGCACTGAGAATGGAAACGCCGGTAATGCAGACACTAGTTCCAGCACCAGCTCAAGTACTAGCTCAAGTACCAGCACAACCAAAGACAGCAGCACAAGCACGAGTTCTGGTAGCACCACAACAGCTGGTTCTGGTACCGGTGTTCCAAATACTATTGTTTATTCCCCATACAATGATGACTCTTCGTGTAAGAGCGCTGATTCAGTTTATTCCGATCTGCAAACCATTAAAGCAAAGGGTATCTACAAAATCAGAATATATGGTACCGACTGTAATTCATTACAAACTGTACAACCAGCTGCCGTCAAGTTGGGTATGACTATCAACCAAGGTTTCTGGATTGGTTCTTCTGGTGTTAGCTCAATCGACACTGCTGTCTCAGATGTGATTTCCTATGGTCAATCTAATGGCTGGGATGTATTTGACTTCATTACAATTGGTAACGAAGCTATAATTTCTGGTTACTGTTCAGTGGAAGACTTAATTGGTAAAATCTCCTCTGTCAAGGCACAATTGAAATCTGCTGGCTACGGAGGACTAGTTACTACCTCTGAACCTCCTGTAATCTTTGAAACCTACCCATCTTTATGCACAAGCTCTGAAATTGATTTCGTCGGTATTAATTCCCATGCCTATTTCGATCCAAACTCCCAAGCATCTACTGCTGGATCCTTCGTTAAGAATCAACTGCAAATTGTGAAAGATGTTTGCGGAACAGACAATGTTAGAGTGACAGAAACTGGTTACCCAAGTAAGGGTGTCCAAAATGGTGGTAATATTCCAAGTAAAGCTAACCAAATAATAGCTGTTAATGGTATCTTAGAGGAGTTGAACGGAGATGTCACAATTTTATCTACGTTCAATGACTACTGGAAGGACCCTGGTACTTACGGTGTCGAACAATCTTTCGGTGTTATTGATTTCCTATCATGA
- the RRN6 gene encoding Rrn6p (weakly similar to uniprot|P32786 Saccharomyces cerevisiae YBL014C RRN6 involved in the transcription of 35S rRNA genes by RNA polymerase I member of yeast Pol I core factor (CF) also composed of Rrn11p Rrn7p and TATA-binding protein), whose product MSLQPRHNERGHQLGIGVVASSTYVPFNESNNIENDNEHWALSSLKKRDRMYFRDMRVLQEGNSRESHTSDLGIYNTDMEEVPYPVERQGFCNQVLRKLDKGDILKDVELRPNEELISLDNTAITSKFYVPSSLVSKIAKGEMSMTSDDGHRKQNRAIRVSSSHTRKDFKVIDPTRKRQIAVAELLPTVDARLDKEPTMLLITIKGPTESDLSIQTLALDKRTGLYEANSEPRVISLQSRIKHIEIPTLSKSLARYPNLFAVITNSKIHVIRLDRIHNNAIDLTEFTPLEFHELEQFPIVHVAFNPWNLMEIALIDSKGNWCIAKLESHKRKPCIIKLRRDASGSIFDPTETSPWNHIEWADDHTSLLVLNRSKLTMINFEQNWQHDIIQAKTWSELRDYKRISERLSLLLTSKEIILIKIQDQQINRLLSWKHDWDSRDPSIRISYKISEDDQFGQLIHVLLFSKLTLKVYGIMFGYKANSWAVVVSKPFLLSLGDIKSKDGLNSIEFPDTSNYTNDLDDGGDRGVSTDLVCITGFIGSDTVIQGFLSTTDSGNHIRLNLEYPSWDYRGDFLDKISKIFTESLPVAPISHQADNEYQMFQEYGYNLSEKLNELLDSWKNRSDKYDLNIESLASLKTFPSYFKNFTEFASLIEQLITYYKDHNLAFSDLPFTTKQLIGEGLTSWEGLFNRLVIAWDSISPNAEELSRSATQDMTLSLTVCQDQEGIKNSLETITNEISDNTKAVLDLWDNGSDETLSNMQSTRPPLFSASVSSQQFQVPTIKSSQQTSRKKKLPSSTSRGLHSLSVSQPTQFMSGNGLPGNMAPAFSLGASTRSTQPMPTLSQPEGQQRVKKKKKKKVGGFT is encoded by the coding sequence ATGTCTTTGCAGCCCAGGCATAATGAGAGGGGCCATCAACTGGGAATAGGTGTGGTAGCATCTAGTACATATGTGCCATTCAATGAATCAAATAATATAGAGAATGACAATGAGCATTGGGCTCTCTCTTCACtcaagaaaagagataGAATGTACTTTAGGGATATGCGTGTATTACAGGAGGGAAATTCCAGGGAATCACATACGAGTGATTTGGGTATTTATAATACCGACATGGAAGAAGTTCCGTATCCTGTGGAAAGACAAGGCTTTTGCAACCAAGTACTGCGCAAACTGGACAAAGGAGATATATTGAAGGATGTCGAACTGCGACCTAATGAGGAGCTTATTTCCTTGGACAATACTGCTATCACTAGTAAATTTTATGTTCCTAGCAGTTTAGTTTCTAAGATAGCAAAAGGTGAGATGTCGATGACAAGCGATGACGGACATCGCAAGCAAAATAGGGCCATAAGAGTGTCTTCGTCACATACTAGAAAGGATTTCAAGGTTATAGACCCTACCAGGAAGCGCCAAATTGCAGTCGCAGAACTTCTTCCTACAGTTGATGCAAGGCTAGATAAAGAACCTACGATGCTATTGATAACCATAAAAGGTCCCACGGAATCAGACCTCTCTATCCAGACACTAGCATTAGATAAAAGAACAGGCCTATACGAAGCTAATTCTGAGCCAAGAGTAATAAGTTTACAATCAAGGATAAAGCATATTGAGATACCCACCTTATCTAAATCTCTAGCAAGGTATCCGAATTTGTTTGCAGTTATCACTAATAGCAAAATCCACGTGATAAGACTGGATAGAATTCACAATAACGCTATCGACTTGACTGAATTTACACCTTTGGAATTTCACGAGTTGGAACAGTTCCCCATAGTTCATGTGGCGTTTAACCCATGGAATCTCATGGAGATCGCGTTGATCGACTCTAAAGGTAATTGGTGCATCGCGAAGCTTGAATCACACAAACGAAAGCCTTGTATTATAAAACTACGTAGGGATGCATCTGGATCTATCTTTGATCCCACAGAGACCTCGCCATGGAACCATATTGAGTGGGCAGATGACCATACATCCTTACTTGTTCTGAACAGATCGAAACTTACAATGATTAATTTCGAGCAGAATTGGCAACATGATATCATACAAGCAAAGACGTGGTCAGAATTAAGAGATTATAAACGGATCTCTGAACGACTCAGTCTCTTGCTGacttcaaaagaaattattctTATAAAAATCCAAGATCAGCAGATAAACAGATTGCTTTCTTGGAAACATGATTGGGATTCTCGGGACCCTTCAATTCGCATTTCATACAAGATATCTGAAGACGATCAATTTGGACAATTGATACACGTACTACTCTTCTCAAAACTCACTTTGAAAGTATATGGTATAATGTTCGGATACAAAGCAAACTCCTGggctgttgttgtttctaAACCATTTTTACTATCGTTAGGTGACATTAAAAGTAAGGACGGATTGAACAGCATTGAGTTTCCAGATACCAGTAATTACACTAATGATTTAGATGATGGTGGCGATCGCGGGGTTTCCACAGATCTTGTTTGCATCACTGGGTTCATTGGATCGGATACCGTGATACAAGGATTTTTATCCACAACAGACTCAGGAAACCATATCCGGCTAAACCTAGAGTATCCATCATGGGATTATAGAGGTGACTTTTTGGATAAAATATCCAAAATTTTTACAGAGAGTTTACCAGTTGCGCCAATAAGTCACCAAGCAGATAATGAGTACCAAATGTTCCAAGAGTATGGGTATAATTTGTCAGAAAAGCTGAATGAGCTACTGGATTCATGGAAAAACAGATCAGATAAGTATGACCTTAACATTGAATCTCTAGCATCTCTAAAAACTTTTCCATCTTACTTCAAGAATTTTACAGAATTTGCCTCCTTAATTGAACAATTAATAACCTACTACAAAGATCATAATCTTGCTTTTTCTGACCTACCGTTTACGACAAAACAGTTGATAGGCGAGGGATTAACTTCATGGGAAGGCCTATTTAATCGTTTGGTGATAGCGTGGGACAGTATATCTCCAAATGCAGAAGAGCTTAGTAGATCAGCTACCCAAGACATGACTTTATCCTTAACTGTATGCCAAGATCAGGAAGGAATAAAGAATTCTTTAGAAACCATCACCAATGAAATTTCTGACAATACTAAAGCTGTCCTGGATTTATGGGACAATGGATCTGATGAAACATTAAGTAATATGCAATCGACACGGCCGCCTCTATTTTCTGCATCAGTATCCTCCCAACAGTTTCAGGTTCCCACGATAAAATCCTCGCAGCAAACGTCCAGGAAGAAAAAGCTTCCTTCATCAACCTCGAGGGGACTTCACAGTTTATCAGTATCACAACCAACTCAGTTCATGTCCGGCAATGGGTTGCCCGGGAACATGGCGCCTGCATTTTCATTGGGTGCTAGTACCAGGTCAACTCAACCGATGCCCACACTTTCACAACCTGAAGGTCAGCAACGagtaaagaagaagaaaaagaagaaagtcGGAGGTTTCACTTaa
- the CGR1 gene encoding Cgr1p (similar to uniprot|P53188 Saccharomyces cerevisiae YGL029W CGR1 Coiled-coil protein that may contribute to compartmentalization of nucleolar constituents expression is growth-regulated): MSDNTAEQQDIQIKGKPVSGRTWKVEKEPLRAKNRVVKNKKLTSWELKKQKRLEDQQFKEKVRALKEEKKAEKDAVIQALKERRAKKEEQERYDRLAAKMHAKKVDRLRRREKRNKALKER, translated from the coding sequence ATGTCAGACAATACAGCAGAACAGCAGGATATACAGATCAAGGGTAAGCCCGTTAGTGGCCGCACCTGGAAGGTAGAGAAAGAACCTTTGAGGGCTAAGAACAGAGTCGTGAAGAATAAGAAGTTGACCTCAtgggaattgaagaaacaaaagagaCTAGAAGATCAGCAGTTCAAGGAAAAGGTACGTGCTTTGAAGGAGGAGAAGAAAGCCGAGAAAGACGCTGTTATTCaagctttgaaggaaagaagagcaaagaaggaagaacaagaaaggTACGATAGATTGGCTGCCAAGATGCACGCTAAGAAGGTCGATAGactaagaagaagagaaaagagaaataaGGCTTTGAAAGAGCGTTGA
- the CWH41 gene encoding mannosyl-oligosaccharide glucosidase (similar to uniprot|P53008 Saccharomyces cerevisiae YGL027C CWH41 Processing alpha glucosidase I involved in assembly of cell wall beta 1 6 glucan and asparagine-linked protein glycosylation ER type II integral membrane N-glycoprotein disruption leads to a K1 killer toxin-resistant phenotype), with protein sequence MITLSRLLLFAALNAILGHSIALDLDDYSKANNQSLLWAPYRSNCYFGLRPRYVNDEPFVLGAMWFNSINAQGLAKVRHFVEQGDKLDKYGWIWYDPRIGGRETIRDSESNLQLNFTFVKSHSGENWAVQVEGDLIDKNKEAAHSIVIYMKQNGKEDSSCYLNQNDIFTKNRNELSFTGFSNELKGYTIKLADENSKFYKDAVPPLSPDCDPSKPTVLSMNIPDDQLWKAKDVFQSLLKDSIQAHVETNPQLSANLIPSALTIRNIHNFPPGNVQYIQQTFEGHFKFNIIFNKKGSKDQIAENSVDHLIVLAEGLVQQKFNKKFGIADNSLYRDFAQETFSNLLGGLSYFHGTHLVDRETAFDNENFDRIELLNSNEEGPLELFSMVPSRAFFPRGFYWDEGFHLLQLLDYDSDLVFEVLHSWFNLIDKDGWIPREVILGDEARSKVPEEFRVQNPNIANPPTLLLAFSEILSRAKTIQEEMLESHLQENYQYEELDSSFQGDKLNNNPELLISYAKEIYPKLLKHYEWFRNSQKGMLEEYMEVPSINSKVHMEEAYRWIGRTFTHCLPSGMDDYPRAIPPDIAELHVDALTWVGVMTRSMKQIASVIDLVEEIKRFATIEENIVENLKTLHWDDDQKLFCDITFNDDANTDEALRKFVCHEGYVSLLPFAVKLIPHTDVERLKHILDSMSNTTTLLSPYGIRSLSKTDEYYDTGEVYWRGPIWLNINYLCLDALEYYFLESPLKKSEGQNEELFLQARTLYKQLRQNIIDNVYKIWKKDGYVYEQYNHKNGKGSGVQHFTGWTALVVNMIGKLPEEL encoded by the coding sequence ATGATTACTCTGTCCAGGCTGCTTTTGTTTGCGGCCCTTAATGCTATTTTAGGCCATAGTATAGCATTAGATCTGGATGATTATAGCAAGGCAAATAATCAATCGCTTTTATGGGCCCCTTATAGATCAAACTGTTACTTCGGTTTAAGGCCTCGGTATGTTAATGATGAGCCGTTTGTCTTGGGTGCTATGTGGTTTAATAGCATCAATGCACAAGGTTTGGCAAAAGTTCGGCATTTTGTTGAGCAAGGTGACAAGTTAGATAAATACGGATGGATCTGGTATGATCCGAGAATTGGTGGCAGAGAGACCATCAGAGATTCTGAAAGTAACCTTCAGCTCAACTTCACGTTTGTGAAATCGCACAGTGGCGAGAATTGGGCTGTTCAAGTTGAAGGTGATTTGATTGacaaaaacaaagaagctGCACATTCGATCGTTATTTATATGAAGCAAAACGGCAAAGAAGACTCTTCCTGTTACTTAAACCAGAATGACATTTTTACAAAAAATCGTAATGAGCTCTCATTTACAGGATTCTCAAACGAATTAAAGGGTTACACTATCAAACTTGCAGACGAAAACAGCAAGTTTTATAAAGATGCAGTTCCACCTTTAAGCCCAGACTGCGATCCTTCGAAGCCGACTGTTCTCTCCATGAATATACCAGATGATCAACTATGGAAAGCAAAAGACGTGTTTCAAAGTTTATTGAAAGACTCGATTCAGGCTCATGTCGAAACAAATCCACAATTGAGCGCTAATTTAATTCCAAGTGCGCTAACGATCCGTAACATCCACAATTTTCCTCCAGGAAATGTGCAGTATATTCAACAAACCTTTGAAGGGCACTTCAAGTTCAATATTatattcaacaaaaagGGATCAAAAGACCAAATTGCAGAAAACTCAGTTGATCACCTTATTGTATTGGCGGAAGGTTTGGTGCAACAGAAgttcaacaagaaatttgGCATTGCAGACAATTCCTTATATAGAGATTTTGCTCAGGAAACCTTTTCAAATCTATTAGGTGGTCTATCATATTTCCATGGTACTCATCTAGTTGACAGAGAAACAGCATTCGATAACGAAAACTTTGATAGAATAGAATTGCTGAATTCGAATGAAGAGGGCCCTTTAGAGCTCTTCTCTATGGTACCCAGCCGCGCATTTTTCCCTAGAGGATTCTACTGGGATGAAGGATTCCACCTATTACAATTATTGGATTACGATTCTGATCTCGTTTTCGAAGTTTTACACAGTTGGTTCAATTTGATAGACAAAGATGGATGGATTCCTCGTGAAGTTATCTTGGGTGACGAAGCCCGAAGTAAAGTTCCCGAAGAGTTCAGAGTTCAAAATCCAAATATTGCGAATCCACCAACGTTGCTACTTGCATTCAGTGAGATTTTGAGCCGCGCAAAGACCATACAAGAGGAAATGTTAGAATCCCATCTCCAGgaaaattatcaatatgAGGAACTAGACTCGTCGTTCCAAGGCGACAAATTGAATAACAATCCAGAACTTTTAATATCCTATGCCAAAGAAATATATCCAAAGCTTCTAAAGCATTATGAGTGGTTTAGAAACTCACAAAAGGGGATGCTCGAAGAGTATATGGAGGTTCCTTCCATAAACTCCAAAGTTCACATGGAAGAAGCCTACAGATGGATTGGTCGCACTTTCACACATTGTCTACCAAGTGGTATGGATGACTATCCTCGTGCTATCCCACCGGATATTGCAGAACTACATGTTGATGCTCTTACATGGGTGGGCGTCATGACGAGGTCGATGAAACAGATTGCTAGTGTTATAGATCTCGTGGAAGAGATTAAACGATTTGCTactattgaagaaaatattgttgaaaaccTTAAGACATTGCACTGGGATGACGACCAAAAATTGTTCTGCGACATAACATTCAATGACGACGCTAATACCGATGAGGCTTTAAGAAAGTTCGTATGTCATGAAGGATACGTATCGCTCCTACCATTCGCTGTCAAATTGATACCGCATACTGATGTTGAACGCCTAAAACATATTCTAGATTCAATGAGCAATACCACAACCCTTCTATCGCCTTACGGAATTCGCTCGCTATCCAAAACAGACGAATATTACGATACAGGAGAAGTGTATTGGAGAGGACCAATCTGGTTGAACATAAACTATCTCTGTCTTGACGCATTGGAATACTACTTCTTGGAATCACCACTGAAAAAATCAGAAGGTCAAAACGAAGAACTCTTCTTACAAGCTAGAACTCTGTACAAACAATTGAGGCAAAACATTATCGATAACGTGTACAAAATCTGGAAGAAAGATGGTTACGTTTATGAACAGTACAATCACAAGAACGGTAAAGGGTCAGGTGTTCAACATTTTACTGGCTGGACAGCACTAGTTGTTAATATGATCGGaaaattaccagaagaaTTGTGA